In Stieleria varia, one genomic interval encodes:
- the scpB gene encoding SMC-Scp complex subunit ScpB, with translation MNSNCSSHAGNDPTGGPQVLSGPPGGRLSRFHRVPVHLRPYDVLRGGRQNNRVSAGALLSDVDGTGSAQIGGEIDEDPEIRRMRAEAVLLVAKTPLNTRKLAQLAHLADGTEARTLVRQLNQIYDDHGRSLRIEQVAGGYRLMTRPAYAPWLARLGHLPPTLRLSTPMMETLAVVAYRQPVSRSSVEAVRGVACGELLRQLMERELIRIAGRSEELGRPYLYGTTKRFLQLFGLANVNALPPINWDQIVDDSASLDSPTLATPTLDSSPADDVSSSTKEPFVSTSPASVIPEIDAENMSSAIVFVDTQSGPTDQSTTDPVTAVIEDEEDDLYEGDDDIDDEEEEGWDDDFGDDEDDDDEEDDDEEEDDDEDEWEEVDDDDADELEEGEEEIVEEEDDDEWEEEDEEWDDDDEDDVDDDEEEEEDDEDWE, from the coding sequence ATGAACTCAAACTGCTCATCGCATGCCGGAAACGATCCAACGGGAGGCCCACAAGTCCTCTCAGGGCCGCCAGGAGGCAGATTGTCGCGTTTTCATCGTGTGCCCGTTCATTTGCGGCCCTATGACGTACTTCGCGGAGGCAGACAGAACAACCGAGTATCAGCGGGTGCGTTGCTCTCGGATGTTGACGGCACAGGTTCAGCCCAGATCGGAGGGGAAATTGACGAGGATCCCGAGATCCGACGGATGCGTGCCGAAGCCGTGTTGTTGGTCGCCAAAACACCATTGAACACCCGAAAACTTGCCCAACTTGCTCACTTGGCGGACGGGACCGAGGCCCGTACACTTGTCCGCCAGTTGAATCAGATCTACGACGACCACGGACGCTCACTGAGAATCGAGCAAGTCGCCGGGGGATACCGATTAATGACTCGACCGGCGTACGCGCCCTGGTTGGCTCGTTTGGGGCACCTGCCGCCCACACTGCGACTCTCCACCCCGATGATGGAGACACTCGCGGTGGTCGCCTATCGCCAACCCGTTTCGCGTTCCAGTGTCGAGGCGGTACGTGGGGTTGCATGTGGCGAACTTTTGCGTCAATTGATGGAGCGTGAATTGATTCGCATTGCGGGCAGAAGCGAAGAACTGGGGCGACCCTATCTTTACGGAACCACCAAACGTTTTTTACAACTCTTTGGTCTCGCCAATGTCAACGCATTGCCGCCGATCAATTGGGATCAGATCGTAGACGATTCAGCGTCCCTCGATTCACCGACTTTAGCCACTCCAACCCTAGATTCCTCACCCGCTGATGATGTTTCGTCTTCTACCAAGGAGCCTTTCGTGAGCACCTCCCCTGCATCGGTTATCCCCGAAATCGACGCCGAGAATATGTCCTCCGCCATCGTTTTTGTTGACACACAGTCCGGTCCCACTGATCAGTCGACCACTGACCCAGTGACCGCCGTCATCGAAGACGAAGAAGATGATTTGTACGAAGGCGATGACGACATCGACGACGAAGAAGAAGAAGGCTGGGACGACGACTTCGGCGATGACGAAGACGACGACGATGAAGAGGATGATGACGAGGAGGAGGACGACGACGAAGACGAGTGGGAAGAAGTCGACGACGACGATGCCGACGAACTCGAAGAGGGCGAAGAAGAAATCGTCGAGGAAGAAGATGACGACGAGTGGGAAGAAGAGGATGAGGAATGGGACGACGACGACGAAGATGACGTCGACGATGACGAGGAAGAAGAGGAAGACGACGAGGATTGGGAATAA